The following proteins come from a genomic window of bacterium:
- the gdhA gene encoding NADP-specific glutamate dehydrogenase, producing the protein MSDYVKEVMAQVKAKNPAEPEFHQAVEEVFESLELVLDKHPEYRKAKILERIVEPERVIMFRVPWLDDNGDVQVNRGFRIQMNSAIGPYKGGLRLHPSVNLGILKFLAFEQVFKNSLTTLPMGGGKGGSDFDPKGKSDNEVMRFCQSFMTELQRYIGQFTDVPAGDIGTGGREIGYMFGQYKRLRHEFTGVLTGKGLGWGGSLIRPEATGYGSVYFASEMLKTRGESLNGKICLVSGSGNVAQYTVEKINQLGGKVVTLSDSSGYIYDEAGIDAEKLAFIMELKNVRRGRIKEYADKFGAQYTPADPNRDHNPLWDHKADCAFPSATQNEINGKDAQNLVNNGVILVSEGANMPTNLDGVKIFLQEKILYGPGKAANAGGVAVSGLEMSQNSLRLSWTREEVDEKLKGIMASIHQQCVDAAKAYDTNKDFVNYVNGANIAGFIKVANAMLDQGVA; encoded by the coding sequence GTGTCTGATTATGTAAAAGAGGTGATGGCTCAGGTAAAAGCCAAAAACCCTGCAGAGCCTGAGTTTCATCAGGCAGTGGAAGAAGTTTTTGAATCTCTCGAATTGGTACTTGACAAGCATCCTGAGTATCGTAAAGCCAAGATACTTGAACGCATTGTAGAACCTGAGAGAGTTATAATGTTTCGTGTACCATGGTTGGATGATAACGGAGATGTCCAGGTTAATCGTGGTTTCAGAATTCAGATGAACAGTGCTATCGGCCCTTATAAAGGCGGCCTTCGCCTTCATCCTTCTGTAAATCTCGGTATTCTCAAGTTTTTAGCATTTGAACAAGTATTTAAAAACAGCCTTACAACGCTTCCAATGGGAGGAGGCAAGGGCGGATCAGATTTTGATCCCAAAGGCAAGAGCGACAATGAAGTAATGCGTTTCTGCCAGAGTTTTATGACAGAACTGCAGAGATACATCGGCCAGTTTACAGATGTCCCTGCCGGTGATATCGGAACCGGCGGCCGTGAGATCGGTTATATGTTCGGTCAGTACAAAAGGCTGAGACATGAGTTTACAGGTGTATTGACAGGAAAAGGCCTTGGCTGGGGCGGCTCTCTGATTCGTCCTGAGGCAACTGGTTACGGTTCGGTTTATTTCGCTTCTGAAATGCTTAAGACAAGAGGCGAAAGCCTTAATGGTAAAATTTGTCTTGTTTCTGGAAGCGGAAATGTTGCACAGTACACTGTTGAGAAGATCAATCAGCTCGGCGGTAAAGTTGTAACTCTTTCCGATTCAAGCGGTTATATTTATGATGAAGCTGGTATTGACGCTGAGAAATTAGCATTTATAATGGAACTTAAGAATGTACGTCGTGGAAGAATCAAAGAGTATGCTGATAAATTCGGAGCACAGTACACTCCGGCAGATCCCAATCGCGATCATAATCCTCTCTGGGACCATAAAGCCGATTGTGCATTCCCGAGTGCAACTCAGAATGAGATTAACGGCAAAGATGCTCAGAACCTGGTTAACAATGGTGTTATACTTGTTTCCGAAGGTGCAAACATGCCGACAAATCTTGACGGTGTAAAAATCTTCTTACAGGAAAAAATCCTATACGGCCCAGGAAAAGCTGCTAATGCAGGCGGTGTAGCTGTTTCCGGCCTTGAGATGTCTCAGAACTCTCTGAGACTTTCCTGGACAAGAGAAGAAGTTGATGAGAAGTTGAAAGGTATTATGGCATCCATTCATCAA